The following proteins are co-located in the Streptomyces sp. DT2A-34 genome:
- a CDS encoding relaxase/mobilization nuclease domain-containing protein, with protein MIANIVKPGNNTYGVLAYLFDKGRANEHTDQHIVASWDDFVPDPGPWDSPGHKQRLGQLTQALDLRVKQAGDKAPEGHVWHCSIRAAPEDRTLTDAEWATIARRVLHATGIAPDGDPDGCRWVAVRHAEDHIHIVATKVRGDLRPPRNWNDYHRAMNELRAVEEDFGLTRVARGPEAAAGTSAAKRSTRAEEEKAKRQGHDKTARERLRHAVRTALSHAKDLDEFFNLLADAGLQVETRTLPSGDLQGYKVALPDAGTPIWFSGSSLATDLSLPQVRQRLAASEAQPTAASSARPHRPSPWHVATAAAERIPHHLARADDGAVQAHLTVFGEVLYALPAHAPVRLQAELHRAAAAFEHAAHTRARADHQHARALRGALKAMRYQPADHTGLAMLLDAAILVVLAVQRHSALHHHDRQVAAARQTLTHLQAAYDQIAPASLAALARHSPSDNTVHRYVRTLHEVLPRHAEQILTENAWPALTATLAAAEAAGHNPATVLQQAAQHRPLDDAKSASEVLVWRIQRLGDRRAPGPGARTAQARRLRTQTDSGLPGAYTPPTSRPGQSR; from the coding sequence GTGATCGCGAACATCGTCAAGCCGGGCAACAACACGTACGGCGTGCTGGCCTACCTCTTCGACAAAGGCCGCGCCAACGAACACACCGACCAGCACATCGTCGCCTCCTGGGACGACTTCGTCCCCGACCCCGGACCCTGGGATAGCCCTGGCCACAAACAACGGCTCGGCCAGCTCACCCAGGCCCTAGATCTACGGGTCAAGCAAGCCGGCGACAAGGCACCTGAGGGACACGTGTGGCACTGCTCGATCCGCGCCGCGCCCGAGGACCGCACCCTCACCGACGCCGAGTGGGCCACCATCGCCCGGCGCGTGCTGCACGCGACCGGCATCGCACCCGATGGCGATCCGGACGGCTGCCGGTGGGTTGCTGTGCGTCACGCGGAGGACCACATCCACATCGTCGCCACCAAGGTGCGCGGTGATCTGCGCCCGCCGCGGAACTGGAACGACTACCACCGCGCCATGAACGAACTCAGAGCCGTCGAGGAAGACTTCGGCCTCACCCGGGTTGCACGTGGTCCCGAAGCTGCTGCTGGCACCTCGGCGGCAAAGCGCTCCACCCGGGCCGAGGAGGAGAAAGCCAAGCGGCAGGGCCACGACAAGACCGCGCGTGAGCGGCTGCGGCACGCCGTGCGTACCGCGCTGTCCCACGCGAAGGATCTGGATGAGTTCTTCAACCTGCTCGCCGATGCCGGCCTTCAGGTCGAGACCCGCACCCTGCCCTCAGGTGACCTTCAGGGCTACAAGGTCGCCCTGCCCGACGCCGGCACGCCCATCTGGTTCTCCGGCTCCAGCCTCGCCACCGACCTGTCCCTCCCCCAGGTCCGACAGCGCCTTGCCGCCTCCGAGGCACAGCCCACCGCAGCCTCATCAGCTCGCCCTCACCGCCCCAGCCCGTGGCACGTGGCCACCGCTGCCGCCGAACGTATCCCCCACCACCTCGCCCGCGCCGACGACGGCGCCGTCCAAGCCCACCTGACCGTCTTCGGCGAAGTCCTCTACGCGCTGCCCGCCCATGCTCCTGTCCGGCTCCAGGCCGAACTCCACCGTGCGGCTGCCGCCTTCGAACACGCCGCCCACACCCGCGCCCGCGCCGACCACCAGCACGCCCGCGCACTGCGGGGCGCGCTGAAGGCCATGCGCTACCAGCCCGCGGACCACACCGGGCTGGCCATGCTCTTGGACGCCGCGATCCTCGTCGTCCTCGCAGTCCAGCGCCACAGCGCACTGCACCACCACGACCGGCAGGTGGCCGCCGCCCGTCAGACGCTCACGCACCTGCAAGCCGCCTACGACCAGATAGCCCCCGCCAGCCTCGCCGCACTCGCCAGGCACAGTCCCTCCGACAACACGGTGCACCGGTACGTCCGCACCCTGCACGAGGTCCTGCCCCGCCACGCCGAACAGATCCTCACCGAAAACGCTTGGCCCGCCCTCACCGCCACCCTCGCCGCCGCCGAAGCCGCTGGCCACAACCCGGCCACCGTCCTCCAGCAGGCAGCCCAGCACCGCCCCTTGGACGACGCCAAGTCAGCATCCGAAGTCCTCGTGTGGCGCATCCAACGCCTCGGCGACCGGCGCGCACCCGGCCCCGGCGCACGAACCGCGCAGGCCCGCCGCCTTCGCACTCAGACCGATTCTGGTCTCCCGGGCGCCTACACGCCGCCCACATCCCGCCCCGGACAGTCCCGCTGA
- a CDS encoding DUF317 domain-containing protein yields MYWVTPRHLAGDDGALAERIGDTLTGLGWRMWPTSRHTLLYVSPDGLRGAEWILAAYPFELGGLPVAWQLSARPHAASAMTEWNAYFTAGVPYEALADLIVALEAREVPDAGFEGPETVLNAVGAQGWIRDVDCPHTTAMDPGFSATVSLGLQPPLVQDADPHPDLMGWQAWAEPVLGAPYLWCASFSASVPHDLVAAFAFSLSSPVPVPRRTVPKSAEGRLNVVRRS; encoded by the coding sequence ATGTACTGGGTCACTCCGCGCCACCTGGCCGGTGACGACGGCGCGCTCGCCGAGCGGATCGGCGACACCCTGACCGGCCTCGGCTGGCGCATGTGGCCCACCTCCCGCCACACCCTGCTGTATGTGAGCCCGGACGGGCTGCGCGGCGCCGAGTGGATCCTCGCGGCCTACCCGTTCGAGCTGGGCGGACTGCCCGTTGCTTGGCAACTGAGTGCCCGCCCGCATGCTGCCTCCGCGATGACGGAGTGGAACGCGTACTTCACTGCCGGCGTCCCGTACGAGGCGCTCGCTGATCTCATTGTCGCGCTCGAAGCCCGTGAGGTGCCGGACGCTGGCTTCGAAGGGCCCGAGACGGTCCTCAACGCAGTCGGTGCCCAAGGCTGGATCCGTGACGTGGACTGCCCCCACACCACCGCCATGGACCCCGGGTTCTCCGCCACCGTCTCCCTGGGACTGCAGCCGCCGCTTGTCCAGGACGCGGATCCGCACCCTGACTTGATGGGGTGGCAGGCGTGGGCGGAACCCGTTCTCGGCGCTCCATATCTGTGGTGCGCCAGCTTCAGTGCCAGCGTCCCCCATGACCTGGTCGCGGCATTCGCCTTCTCGCTCTCCTCACCGGTCCCGGTGCCCCGCCGCACCGTGCCCAAGAGCGCAGAGGGCCGGCTCAACGTCGTCCGCCGCAGCTGA
- a CDS encoding glycosyltransferase yields MLVGVCDFPGSYAFPPAGYGGIERWLWAVAVGARAAGADVHLLGPGWLTDLENDWVRRPVRLEDLTTGSLAERDLRSTGYDLLVVGHEYPSLPAWTRTWNELDCDVATFQHSPVFQHADTAFDGKQSRLYCYSPEMIERYADHQPIPELAVHLGLDEEEPPAAAGHDLVWLGRIDEEKAPHIAVRAAQILGRRIQIVGPVFDEAYVRSQERLFSAGHVKWVGELGGPAKTAAIRDASVFVYTYARTYVEAGAAVFGESLRAGTPLAALTWRGGTCAEAALCDQTGVITVADPDEDDETAAELLALAIEQAEGLKHTEVQEVGMHRFDPARHFTAMSTRSC; encoded by the coding sequence GTGCTCGTCGGCGTCTGCGACTTCCCTGGTAGCTACGCCTTCCCACCCGCCGGCTACGGCGGGATCGAACGATGGCTGTGGGCGGTCGCCGTAGGCGCCCGAGCCGCAGGCGCCGACGTACACCTTCTTGGGCCGGGCTGGCTCACGGACCTGGAGAACGACTGGGTTCGTCGGCCGGTCCGCCTGGAGGACCTCACCACGGGATCCCTCGCCGAGCGCGATCTCCGCAGCACCGGATACGACCTCCTGGTCGTCGGGCACGAGTACCCGTCGTTGCCAGCCTGGACGCGTACCTGGAACGAGCTGGACTGCGACGTCGCCACGTTCCAGCACTCGCCCGTCTTCCAGCACGCCGACACAGCCTTCGACGGCAAACAGTCACGGCTCTACTGCTATTCGCCCGAGATGATCGAGCGGTACGCAGACCATCAGCCGATTCCTGAACTCGCTGTACACCTTGGCCTGGACGAGGAGGAGCCGCCTGCCGCCGCGGGGCACGACCTCGTGTGGCTCGGCCGCATAGACGAGGAAAAGGCGCCCCACATCGCCGTCCGAGCCGCCCAGATCCTCGGCCGCCGGATACAGATCGTCGGCCCCGTCTTCGACGAGGCATACGTGCGAAGCCAAGAACGCCTCTTCAGCGCAGGTCACGTGAAGTGGGTCGGTGAACTCGGCGGCCCCGCCAAGACCGCCGCTATCCGCGACGCCTCCGTCTTCGTCTACACCTACGCCCGTACGTACGTGGAGGCCGGCGCCGCCGTCTTCGGTGAGTCCCTCCGCGCCGGCACCCCCTTGGCCGCGCTCACCTGGCGTGGGGGAACCTGCGCCGAGGCGGCCCTGTGCGATCAGACGGGCGTGATCACGGTGGCCGACCCCGACGAGGACGACGAGACAGCAGCGGAGCTTCTCGCCCTTGCGATCGAGCAGGCCGAGGGCCTCAAGCACACGGAGGTCCAAGAGGTCGGGATGCATCGCTTCGATCCGGCCCGCCACTTCACCGCGATGTCGACTCGGTCATGCTGA
- the serS gene encoding serine--tRNA ligase: protein MHDARALIEMGAEAVRRLARRGYSLDLSELESLQSRRNQNIRSADELRAESKRVASEVQQTAKQGGDISKLKERARELKDQIRDIEAGQVQVEEQLRDLLLSIPNLPDDAAPDGDSEDFAVEIRRVGTPPAFPFEPKDHVDLGEAIGILDFARATKLSGPRFAVSRGAGAALERALATLFLDLHTRRHGYVEHAVPYLVTRKTMTGTGQLPKFEEDLFKTGVADRELFLIPTAEVPLTNLYADEIIPPAELPLALTAHTPCFRSEAGSYGRDTRGLIRQHQFAKVEIVQMVDPADADATLETMVGHAEACLKELGLAYRVVKLAAGDTGFSAQLTYDIEVWIPSQNTYREISSVSNFGTFQARRANIRTRGEGGKPKLVATLNGSGLPVGRTLAALLEQCQQQDGSILLPESLVPYLGFRRISADGTPEA, encoded by the coding sequence ATGCATGATGCCCGCGCCCTAATCGAAATGGGTGCCGAAGCAGTTCGTCGGCTCGCTCGTCGCGGTTACTCTCTGGACCTGTCCGAGCTGGAGTCCCTCCAGTCTCGGCGTAACCAGAACATCCGCTCGGCCGACGAGCTGCGGGCTGAGTCCAAGCGGGTGGCGAGTGAGGTCCAGCAGACGGCCAAGCAGGGCGGCGACATCTCCAAGCTGAAGGAGCGCGCCCGCGAGCTCAAGGACCAGATCCGGGACATCGAGGCCGGGCAGGTGCAGGTCGAGGAACAGCTCCGCGACCTCCTCCTGAGCATCCCGAACCTGCCGGACGACGCGGCCCCGGACGGCGACTCCGAAGACTTCGCGGTCGAGATCCGGCGGGTCGGCACTCCGCCGGCCTTCCCGTTCGAGCCGAAGGACCACGTCGATCTCGGTGAGGCCATCGGCATCCTCGACTTCGCTCGGGCGACGAAGCTGTCCGGACCGCGCTTTGCGGTCTCGCGCGGCGCCGGAGCGGCGCTGGAGCGTGCCCTGGCCACGCTCTTCCTCGACCTGCACACCCGTCGGCACGGATACGTCGAGCACGCGGTCCCGTACCTGGTCACCCGCAAGACGATGACCGGCACGGGGCAGCTGCCGAAGTTCGAGGAGGACCTGTTCAAGACCGGCGTCGCCGACCGCGAGCTGTTCCTGATCCCGACGGCCGAGGTGCCGCTGACCAACCTCTACGCGGACGAGATCATCCCTCCGGCCGAGCTGCCGCTGGCGCTCACCGCGCACACGCCGTGCTTCCGGTCCGAAGCGGGCTCGTACGGTCGCGACACCAGGGGGCTGATCCGTCAGCATCAGTTCGCCAAGGTCGAGATCGTCCAGATGGTTGACCCGGCGGACGCGGACGCAACGCTGGAGACGATGGTCGGCCACGCCGAGGCATGCCTGAAGGAACTCGGCCTCGCCTACCGCGTCGTCAAGCTGGCCGCCGGTGACACGGGCTTCTCCGCCCAGCTCACCTACGACATCGAGGTCTGGATCCCGAGCCAGAACACGTACCGCGAGATCTCCTCGGTCTCCAACTTCGGCACCTTCCAGGCCCGCCGGGCCAACATCCGGACCCGCGGCGAGGGCGGCAAGCCCAAGCTCGTCGCCACGCTCAACGGCTCCGGCCTTCCCGTCGGCCGCACCCTGGCCGCTCTTCTTGAGCAGTGCCAGCAGCAGGACGGTTCCATCCTCCTGCCCGAATCGCTCGTCCCGTACCTTGGCTTCCGCCGGATCTCGGCGGACGGAACACCGGAGGCATAA
- a CDS encoding histidine phosphatase family protein, translating to MTTYVLRHGQTNYSKRYLVNGDPSQPIHLTEEGRQSLSLGWSTLPLHTVRTWLTSEFPRAQQTASLLMGVPAAKLVIDPRLNELDYGEFEGRPFLEYAVWLDGQGPNERPAGGTESQRAGIRRMLTGLLATLERPGPRVLVGHGLLASVLLWHQNRSPKEAMPLFFPEAPYVEPIAIPDDELPDWITALMSDLDRDVPGGRADRGGADIFRVGEGSAVATVDSVSHQPDQKDLPHA from the coding sequence GTGACCACCTACGTCCTCCGCCACGGCCAGACGAACTACAGCAAGCGGTACCTCGTCAACGGCGACCCGTCCCAACCCATCCACCTGACCGAGGAGGGTCGGCAATCGCTGAGCCTGGGCTGGTCCACCCTCCCCCTCCACACCGTGAGGACGTGGCTGACCAGCGAGTTCCCGCGTGCCCAGCAGACGGCTTCTCTGCTGATGGGAGTGCCGGCGGCGAAGCTGGTCATCGATCCTCGCCTGAATGAACTCGACTACGGAGAGTTCGAGGGCCGCCCGTTCCTGGAGTACGCGGTCTGGCTTGACGGCCAGGGTCCGAACGAGCGGCCTGCGGGTGGCACCGAGTCCCAGCGCGCCGGCATCCGGAGGATGCTCACCGGATTGCTCGCCACCCTGGAGCGACCCGGACCCCGCGTTCTCGTAGGCCACGGCCTTTTGGCCTCCGTGCTCCTCTGGCATCAGAACCGATCTCCGAAGGAGGCCATGCCGCTCTTCTTCCCCGAGGCGCCGTACGTCGAGCCGATCGCCATACCCGACGACGAGCTGCCGGACTGGATCACGGCGCTGATGAGTGATCTCGACAGGGACGTTCCCGGAGGTCGCGCCGACCGCGGTGGCGCGGACATATTCCGGGTCGGTGAGGGCTCGGCGGTTGCTACCGTCGATTCCGTATCCCACCAGCCGGATCAAAAGGATCTTCCTCATGCATGA
- a CDS encoding aminoglycoside phosphotransferase family protein, producing MLGEVPAGCRQRLLAHYGPEAQAWLDAAPTLLEQAAERWQLSLGDYHDAGHASVIATATALDGRPLLLKAWTDPTRYRHEVSALRLWAGGPTADVIEFADDLTVAALELVGGRPGGAQRPEREVQMVAAALQGLHILGQRRRRPNSFPLLTDYLGTEMLPRIRRRMETLELDAWRLLVDTALPALAGLREDAGRTTVLHADLYRENVPFDWLGHPRLLDPLPMLGDAAFDWAFWSVYYDLGHGTDGRLAAAARISRIPVPVLALWCRALALDGLLYYLEAGDPRAPQMAEVLVGLSASTPRRGS from the coding sequence ATGCTCGGAGAGGTTCCCGCAGGGTGCCGACAGCGGCTACTCGCGCACTACGGGCCGGAAGCCCAGGCGTGGCTGGACGCAGCACCGACCCTGCTGGAACAGGCCGCCGAACGCTGGCAGTTGTCCCTCGGCGACTACCACGACGCCGGACACGCCTCGGTGATCGCGACAGCGACCGCCCTCGACGGGCGTCCGCTACTCCTCAAAGCATGGACCGACCCCACCCGGTATCGCCACGAAGTGAGTGCACTGCGGCTGTGGGCCGGCGGACCGACGGCGGACGTCATCGAGTTCGCTGACGACCTGACGGTGGCCGCCCTGGAGCTGGTGGGAGGGCGCCCTGGTGGCGCCCAGCGGCCAGAGCGCGAGGTTCAGATGGTGGCGGCTGCCCTTCAGGGGCTGCACATACTCGGCCAGCGCCGAAGGCGACCGAACAGCTTCCCGCTGCTCACCGACTACCTCGGCACGGAGATGCTGCCGCGGATCCGGCGACGGATGGAGACGCTCGAGCTCGACGCATGGCGTCTGCTCGTCGACACCGCGCTCCCTGCGCTCGCCGGACTGAGGGAAGACGCAGGCAGGACGACTGTCCTGCACGCGGACTTGTATCGGGAGAACGTGCCGTTCGACTGGCTGGGGCACCCTCGCCTGCTCGATCCGCTGCCCATGCTGGGCGACGCGGCATTCGACTGGGCCTTCTGGTCCGTCTACTACGACCTTGGGCACGGGACCGACGGGCGGCTGGCTGCTGCCGCCCGGATCTCGCGGATCCCCGTTCCCGTACTCGCGCTGTGGTGCAGAGCGCTGGCCCTCGACGGACTCCTCTACTACCTGGAGGCCGGGGACCCGAGAGCACCGCAGATGGCGGAAGTGCTCGTCGGCCTTTCCGCGTCGACCCCGAGGAGGGGCTCGTGA
- a CDS encoding methionine adenosyltransferase, producing the protein MPRTSTTIDNSHIVIDTGMAQPDATTIVERKGLGHPDTLADHLAERLSRAYSRYTVQHFGAVLHHNFDKLALLGGASEVRYGAGQMTSPVRVLVNGRAAPLCGGERIPVEEIVEAEVRAFFDERLPEVSAHLDIVFNITSNSSPGAVLTGDGVPDRTRWFNPRSVGDLRERRVRLSNDTSLGTGWAPENPFESFVRELVDHFSGKSEFTLAHAWCGSDVKLMGYWDGAQADIVLCVPQKSRHVASRAEYVRNAEMVLAECHRLAALRLPGAEARFRLNARDVPEKDELYLTYTGSSIESGDEGVVGRGNRVNGLITPLRPMNLEGANGKNPVYHVGKLYNVAAQRLANRLHEATEGHAEVHLVSTTGQRLDQPWRILVRLSSPDAEVDKVQALVAEALGEFPALTDELVSDGIVLS; encoded by the coding sequence ATGCCTCGTACGAGCACGACCATCGACAACAGCCACATCGTCATAGACACCGGCATGGCCCAGCCGGACGCGACAACCATCGTGGAACGCAAGGGCCTCGGCCATCCGGACACCCTGGCCGACCATCTCGCCGAGCGGTTGTCCCGCGCCTACAGCCGGTACACCGTTCAGCACTTCGGCGCCGTACTGCACCACAACTTCGACAAGCTCGCCCTCCTCGGTGGAGCCAGCGAGGTGCGGTACGGCGCCGGTCAGATGACGTCGCCGGTGCGGGTCCTGGTCAATGGAAGGGCCGCGCCGTTGTGCGGCGGCGAGCGGATCCCAGTCGAGGAGATAGTGGAGGCAGAGGTCCGGGCGTTCTTCGACGAGCGACTGCCCGAGGTCTCGGCCCACCTCGACATCGTCTTCAACATCACCAGCAATTCGAGCCCGGGTGCTGTCCTCACCGGCGACGGGGTGCCCGACCGCACCCGTTGGTTCAACCCGCGCTCCGTCGGGGATCTCCGCGAGCGGCGGGTACGGCTCTCCAACGACACGTCTCTCGGCACCGGCTGGGCGCCGGAGAACCCCTTCGAGTCGTTCGTCCGGGAACTGGTGGACCACTTCTCCGGGAAGAGCGAGTTCACGCTCGCCCACGCCTGGTGCGGCTCGGACGTCAAACTCATGGGCTACTGGGACGGAGCCCAGGCCGACATCGTGTTGTGCGTCCCCCAGAAGTCGCGTCACGTCGCCAGCCGGGCGGAGTACGTCCGCAACGCGGAGATGGTCCTCGCCGAGTGCCACCGCCTCGCCGCCCTCCGGCTGCCCGGAGCGGAGGCCCGCTTCCGACTGAACGCCCGCGACGTCCCGGAGAAGGACGAGCTGTACCTGACGTACACCGGCAGCTCGATCGAGTCGGGTGACGAAGGCGTCGTGGGGCGAGGCAACAGGGTCAACGGGCTGATCACACCGCTGCGGCCGATGAATCTTGAAGGCGCCAACGGCAAGAACCCGGTCTACCACGTCGGCAAGCTGTACAACGTCGCCGCGCAGCGCCTCGCCAACCGGCTCCACGAGGCGACCGAGGGGCACGCCGAGGTTCACCTGGTGAGCACGACCGGGCAGCGGCTCGATCAGCCCTGGCGCATCCTCGTCCGCCTGTCCTCTCCCGACGCGGAGGTGGACAAGGTGCAGGCCCTGGTCGCCGAGGCGCTCGGCGAGTTCCCGGCCCTGACGGACGAGCTGGTTTCCGACGGGATCGTGCTGAGCTGA
- a CDS encoding aminoglycoside phosphotransferase family protein, giving the protein MRSTKTAESWIEQGLGPFGPAVLKPYSRTRFATDGSSLLKIYVGIDPEGRRLREVETVERAALWGISVPAVLATGNDETESWTAFRTVDGSPCSVSTHSAIEEYIGHVVAVSGRLHRPIAGATPGSGWEARQASVASAHQFLLDQFSPRCRSLPWWAVLSEALQPIDSHPVVRLHGDLKPEHLLVDGECLHVVDWEASACGPAVLDYTDVVFHLVRDLLYGGVPPGRIPVDLLTRLPFSGPVLAWRLLLWLDRRRTQDIDLITAHDVYRLAAEEQAASAYRSLAQSVALLRAADVPR; this is encoded by the coding sequence GTGCGCAGCACGAAGACGGCGGAGTCGTGGATCGAGCAGGGTCTCGGCCCGTTCGGCCCGGCGGTCCTCAAGCCGTACTCCAGAACGCGGTTCGCCACAGACGGCAGTTCCTTGCTGAAGATCTACGTGGGCATCGATCCCGAGGGTCGGCGCCTGCGTGAGGTCGAGACGGTCGAGCGCGCTGCCCTGTGGGGTATCTCGGTCCCGGCCGTCCTAGCCACGGGAAACGATGAGACCGAGTCTTGGACGGCATTCCGGACGGTGGATGGGTCGCCGTGCTCGGTAAGCACGCACTCAGCGATTGAGGAGTACATCGGTCACGTCGTGGCTGTGAGCGGCAGGCTGCACCGGCCTATCGCTGGCGCCACTCCCGGCTCCGGCTGGGAAGCACGGCAAGCAAGTGTCGCTTCCGCGCACCAGTTCCTGCTCGATCAGTTCTCTCCTCGCTGCCGGTCGCTGCCCTGGTGGGCGGTGCTGAGTGAGGCCCTCCAACCGATCGATTCCCATCCGGTGGTTCGCCTGCATGGTGATCTCAAGCCCGAGCACCTCCTCGTCGACGGCGAGTGCCTGCACGTCGTCGACTGGGAGGCGAGCGCCTGCGGACCGGCCGTCCTCGACTACACCGATGTGGTCTTCCACCTCGTACGCGACCTGCTGTACGGGGGCGTGCCGCCCGGACGCATCCCGGTCGATCTCCTGACCCGGTTGCCGTTCAGTGGCCCGGTCCTGGCCTGGCGCCTGCTCCTCTGGCTCGATCGCCGTCGGACGCAAGACATCGACCTCATCACCGCCCACGACGTCTATCGACTCGCTGCCGAGGAACAGGCTGCCTCCGCGTACCGGTCGCTTGCTCAGTCGGTCGCGCTCCTACGCGCTGCCGACGTCCCTCGCTGA
- a CDS encoding helix-turn-helix domain-containing protein has product MTENLTIGERVAWYRRRRGLSQEVLAGLVGRTTDWLSKAENNRIELDRLSVITSLAEALDVSLGDLLAEPTLMEWSNDSGRRTVPALREALMDYKQLTPLLGPPPDDEPPAPKDLRANVKEILDAYQASRYGFATRRLPLVLADALAASRAYSGREREDAHALLALTYQGAAMVLGKVGEPELAWIAADRGLAAAQHSGQSAVTGSLFRAVTHCLLATGRFTAAIQLVNDAAAVMEPGLGTANDEYLSVYGTLFLAGAMASARAEDRATTQTFLREADAAAQRLGADANHLWTAFGPTNVAIHCVATAGELGDIQIAADLGQRIDTSDLPVERRVRHSLEVARALSAWNRTDEALATLLDAEQAAPEQVRHHYLSRELVIGWIRGTRGRPSQPVADLARRLGVVGG; this is encoded by the coding sequence ATGACAGAGAACCTGACCATCGGCGAGCGCGTCGCCTGGTACCGGCGCCGACGCGGCCTCTCCCAAGAAGTCCTGGCCGGCCTTGTCGGGCGGACCACGGACTGGCTGAGCAAAGCGGAGAACAATCGGATCGAGCTCGACCGGCTCTCGGTGATCACCTCACTCGCCGAGGCCCTCGATGTCTCCCTCGGAGACCTGCTCGCCGAACCGACCCTCATGGAGTGGTCCAACGACAGCGGCCGCCGCACGGTCCCCGCCCTGCGCGAAGCCCTCATGGATTACAAGCAGCTCACGCCGCTGCTGGGACCTCCGCCCGATGACGAACCGCCCGCCCCGAAGGACCTTCGGGCCAACGTTAAGGAGATCCTCGACGCCTATCAGGCGTCCCGCTACGGCTTCGCCACGCGACGCCTTCCTCTCGTACTGGCCGATGCCCTCGCCGCATCCCGCGCGTACTCGGGGCGTGAGAGGGAGGATGCTCATGCCCTGCTCGCCCTGACCTACCAAGGCGCGGCCATGGTGCTGGGCAAGGTCGGGGAGCCGGAGCTGGCATGGATCGCCGCCGACCGCGGCCTGGCGGCCGCGCAGCACAGCGGCCAGAGCGCGGTGACAGGCTCGCTCTTCCGGGCGGTCACACACTGCCTGCTGGCCACCGGCCGCTTCACTGCGGCGATTCAGCTGGTGAACGATGCGGCGGCCGTCATGGAGCCCGGCCTGGGCACCGCGAACGACGAGTACCTCTCGGTCTACGGCACGCTCTTCCTCGCTGGCGCCATGGCGTCTGCCAGAGCGGAGGACCGGGCGACGACTCAGACCTTCCTCCGGGAAGCCGACGCAGCCGCGCAGCGACTGGGCGCCGACGCCAATCACCTGTGGACGGCCTTCGGCCCGACCAACGTGGCCATCCACTGCGTAGCCACCGCCGGAGAGCTCGGAGACATCCAGATAGCCGCGGACCTCGGGCAACGCATCGACACCAGCGACCTGCCTGTGGAACGACGTGTGAGGCACAGCCTGGAAGTCGCCCGAGCACTCAGCGCCTGGAACCGGACCGACGAAGCCCTGGCCACCCTGCTGGACGCCGAGCAGGCTGCCCCCGAGCAGGTGCGCCACCACTACCTGAGCCGGGAACTGGTCATCGGCTGGATCCGCGGTACTCGCGGCCGGCCGTCCCAGCCAGTGGCAGACCTGGCACGCAGGCTCGGCGTCGTCGGCGGTTAG
- a CDS encoding NUDIX hydrolase — translation MSENEHEAKMAHPRMAAGALFFDDADRVLLVEPSYKDYRDIPGGYVEHGESPRQACVREVQEELGIKPDIGRLLVVDWAPNPGEGDKVLYLFDGGRLSADQRQQIALQADELRTYDFHHAERLPELTIPRLVRRITAGIQARADGLTAYLEHGVSPETRA, via the coding sequence GTGAGCGAGAACGAGCACGAAGCGAAGATGGCCCACCCGCGCATGGCAGCCGGCGCGCTCTTCTTCGACGACGCCGACCGGGTCCTGCTCGTCGAACCCTCGTACAAGGACTACCGCGACATCCCTGGCGGATACGTCGAGCACGGGGAGTCTCCCCGACAAGCGTGTGTGCGCGAAGTCCAGGAGGAACTGGGCATCAAGCCGGACATCGGCCGCCTGCTCGTCGTGGACTGGGCACCGAATCCGGGAGAGGGAGACAAGGTCCTCTACCTTTTCGATGGCGGCCGTCTCAGCGCGGACCAGCGCCAGCAGATCGCGCTGCAAGCCGACGAGCTCCGCACCTACGACTTCCATCACGCCGAGCGACTGCCAGAGCTCACGATCCCCCGCCTCGTACGACGAATCACCGCTGGCATCCAGGCGCGCGCAGACGGCCTGACCGCCTATCTGGAACATGGGGTGTCACCAGAAACACGGGCTTGA